The proteins below come from a single Rosa rugosa chromosome 2, drRosRugo1.1, whole genome shotgun sequence genomic window:
- the LOC133733555 gene encoding protein NRT1/ PTR FAMILY 5.5-like isoform X1 produces the protein MASSNTRMIQMMVWVKIAVLQKTHLLTGYAMGTMITYLTSVWKLNLTDAAAVVNVYAGAVAVMRLGMLFVVDTVIGNYWLIILSGCAYTMGFFLLTMSTPPVLYRATGTCGAYEAECIGKVQKILFYTALTLIALGASGRFMVRAFREEQLIKPLLEGAKKMKFFALSVCPKKVRLLSFQILVSTLVLGTTAYLKPWSLRFGFPAIFTLLATITLLTSTIRPHKAQRNLFTREEIRSILRMSPICIFLIPIGVVSSLGNTYFTEQASKMNHRVGSLKVSVLFLLVPRSLVRKWFSQSKYCANKIITPRIGISLSMALAILCCITAALVENRRLGVVKRHGLLNKPDETVPMTMLWLLPQFLLVGGVSGLSEKCIALFYTDVVLHWPKTEKDVDIQAKDKPNSKEQNIKSPMEQANETLKPTEKNDEDPNQAKQETKSTEKDGEGHIDPERAKQKSKRQYIEFFVDALEGMGNIGSVVLVYVVGEIKHTWFQETVNRSHLDNYYWTLAALTAANLILFIPVIFYLLRSKKFTALFA, from the exons ATGGCCTCATCTAATACTCGGATGATTCAGATGATGGTTTGGGTGAAAATCGCTG TTCTGCAGAAGACGCATTTACTGACCGGATATGCAATGGGCACAATGATTACATACTTGACTAGTGTATGGAAGTTAAATCTCACAGATGCTGCCGCTGTCGTCAATGTGTATGCCGGCGCAGTGGCCGTAATGCGACTGGGCATGCTTTTTGTTGTTGATACTGTAATCGGTAACTATTGGTTGATCATACTCTCCGGTTGTGCTTACACCATG GGGTTTTTCCTCTTGACCATGTCAACACCACCAGTTCTTTATAGGGCAACAGGCACTTGTGGAGCATATGAGGCCGAGTGCATTGGCAAAGTACAAAAGATTCTCTTTTACACAGCCTTAACTCTAATAGCTTTGGGAGCCTCTGGTCGCTTTATGGTTCGTGCATTCAGAGAAGAGCAGTTGATCAAGCCACTATTAGAAGGCGCCAAAAAAATGAAGTTCTTTGCTCTGTCAGTGTGCCCTAAGAAAGTAAGGTTGCTGTCATTTCAAATTCTGGTCTCCACCCTGGTACTCGGGACAACTGCTTATTTAAAGCCTTGGTCGCTTAGGTTTGGGTTCCCTGCTATATTTACCTTGCTTGCAACAATTACTTTATTGACAAGTACTATACGTCCACACAAAGCACAAAGGAACCTTTTCACCAGGGAAGAAATCAGAAGCATCTTGCGCATGAGCCCTATATGTATTTTCCTTATTCCAATTGGTGTTGTATCGTCTCTTGGAAATACTTATTTCACTGAACAAGCAAGCAAGATGAATCACAGGGTTGGATCCTTAAAGGTTTctgttcttttccttttagTGCCCCGAAGTTTGGTCAGAAAATGGTTTAGCCAATCAAAATATTGTGCTAATAAGATTATTACTCCAAGAATTGGGATATCATTGTCGATGGCATTGGCGATTCTATGTTGTATCACAGCTGCATTAGTGGAAAACAGAAGGTTGGGCGTGGTTAAGAGACATGGTTTACTTAACAAGCCCGATGAGACAGTTCCCATGACCATGTTATGGTTGCTTCCACAGTTTCTTCTCGTTGGAGGCGTTTCTGGGCTTTCCGAGAAGTGCATTGCTCTTTTCTACACTGATGTGGTGCTTCACTGGCCGAAAACAGAAAAAGATGTCGATATACAAGCAAAGGACAAACCCAATTCCAAAGAACAAAACATTAAGTCCCCCATGGAACAGGCAAACGAAACACTCAAGCCTACAGAAAAGAATGATGAGGACCCCAATCAggcaaaacaagaaacaaagagtACAGAAAAAGATGGTGAGGGGCACATTGATCCCGAAAGGGCAAAACAAAAATCCAAGCGTCAATACATAGAGTTTTTTGTTGATGCTCTTGAGGGAATGGGAAATATAGGCAGTGTGGTGTTGGTCTATGTAGTGGGTGAAATAAAACATACTTGGTTCCAAGAAACGGTAAACCGAAGTCATTTGGATAATTATTACTGGACTTTGGCTGCATTGACTGCAGCTAATTTGATATTGTTTATTCCAGTAATATTCTACCTGTTGAGGTCAAAGAAATTCACTGCATTGTTTGCGTAA
- the LOC133733555 gene encoding protein NRT1/ PTR FAMILY 5.5-like isoform X2 → MGTMITYLTSVWKLNLTDAAAVVNVYAGAVAVMRLGMLFVVDTVIGNYWLIILSGCAYTMGFFLLTMSTPPVLYRATGTCGAYEAECIGKVQKILFYTALTLIALGASGRFMVRAFREEQLIKPLLEGAKKMKFFALSVCPKKVRLLSFQILVSTLVLGTTAYLKPWSLRFGFPAIFTLLATITLLTSTIRPHKAQRNLFTREEIRSILRMSPICIFLIPIGVVSSLGNTYFTEQASKMNHRVGSLKVSVLFLLVPRSLVRKWFSQSKYCANKIITPRIGISLSMALAILCCITAALVENRRLGVVKRHGLLNKPDETVPMTMLWLLPQFLLVGGVSGLSEKCIALFYTDVVLHWPKTEKDVDIQAKDKPNSKEQNIKSPMEQANETLKPTEKNDEDPNQAKQETKSTEKDGEGHIDPERAKQKSKRQYIEFFVDALEGMGNIGSVVLVYVVGEIKHTWFQETVNRSHLDNYYWTLAALTAANLILFIPVIFYLLRSKKFTALFA, encoded by the exons ATGGGCACAATGATTACATACTTGACTAGTGTATGGAAGTTAAATCTCACAGATGCTGCCGCTGTCGTCAATGTGTATGCCGGCGCAGTGGCCGTAATGCGACTGGGCATGCTTTTTGTTGTTGATACTGTAATCGGTAACTATTGGTTGATCATACTCTCCGGTTGTGCTTACACCATG GGGTTTTTCCTCTTGACCATGTCAACACCACCAGTTCTTTATAGGGCAACAGGCACTTGTGGAGCATATGAGGCCGAGTGCATTGGCAAAGTACAAAAGATTCTCTTTTACACAGCCTTAACTCTAATAGCTTTGGGAGCCTCTGGTCGCTTTATGGTTCGTGCATTCAGAGAAGAGCAGTTGATCAAGCCACTATTAGAAGGCGCCAAAAAAATGAAGTTCTTTGCTCTGTCAGTGTGCCCTAAGAAAGTAAGGTTGCTGTCATTTCAAATTCTGGTCTCCACCCTGGTACTCGGGACAACTGCTTATTTAAAGCCTTGGTCGCTTAGGTTTGGGTTCCCTGCTATATTTACCTTGCTTGCAACAATTACTTTATTGACAAGTACTATACGTCCACACAAAGCACAAAGGAACCTTTTCACCAGGGAAGAAATCAGAAGCATCTTGCGCATGAGCCCTATATGTATTTTCCTTATTCCAATTGGTGTTGTATCGTCTCTTGGAAATACTTATTTCACTGAACAAGCAAGCAAGATGAATCACAGGGTTGGATCCTTAAAGGTTTctgttcttttccttttagTGCCCCGAAGTTTGGTCAGAAAATGGTTTAGCCAATCAAAATATTGTGCTAATAAGATTATTACTCCAAGAATTGGGATATCATTGTCGATGGCATTGGCGATTCTATGTTGTATCACAGCTGCATTAGTGGAAAACAGAAGGTTGGGCGTGGTTAAGAGACATGGTTTACTTAACAAGCCCGATGAGACAGTTCCCATGACCATGTTATGGTTGCTTCCACAGTTTCTTCTCGTTGGAGGCGTTTCTGGGCTTTCCGAGAAGTGCATTGCTCTTTTCTACACTGATGTGGTGCTTCACTGGCCGAAAACAGAAAAAGATGTCGATATACAAGCAAAGGACAAACCCAATTCCAAAGAACAAAACATTAAGTCCCCCATGGAACAGGCAAACGAAACACTCAAGCCTACAGAAAAGAATGATGAGGACCCCAATCAggcaaaacaagaaacaaagagtACAGAAAAAGATGGTGAGGGGCACATTGATCCCGAAAGGGCAAAACAAAAATCCAAGCGTCAATACATAGAGTTTTTTGTTGATGCTCTTGAGGGAATGGGAAATATAGGCAGTGTGGTGTTGGTCTATGTAGTGGGTGAAATAAAACATACTTGGTTCCAAGAAACGGTAAACCGAAGTCATTTGGATAATTATTACTGGACTTTGGCTGCATTGACTGCAGCTAATTTGATATTGTTTATTCCAGTAATATTCTACCTGTTGAGGTCAAAGAAATTCACTGCATTGTTTGCGTAA
- the LOC133730035 gene encoding histidine-containing phosphotransfer protein 1-like has protein sequence MAGKDLNQKLNELISSLQDQGILDDYFDELKGLQDEQSPQFVTNTITIYLGGADDTIAELTKNLSEPAVNYPRVTYLADKLKGSSMSIGGARMADVCAELCEASEANKREACLALFGGVNREYSILQESLNKIAQLEQAIHDNEE, from the exons ATGGCCGGAAAGGATCTCAACCAGAAGCTCAATGAACTCATCAGCTCCTTGCAAGACCAG GGCATTCTGGATGACTACTTTGATGAACTGAAAGGGTTACAAGATGAACAAAGTCCACAGTTTGTTACCAACACTATAACTATTTACCTTGGTGGAGCAGACGATACGATTGCAGAACTCACCAAAAATCT GAGCGAGCCTGCAGTGAACTATCCCAGGGTGACTTATCTTGCGGATAAACTGAAGGGAAGTAGCATGAG TATCGGTGGCGCTCGGATGGCAGATGTTTGCGCTGAGCTCTGTGAGGCAAGTGAGGCAAACAAAAGAGAAGC GTGTCTTGCACTCTTTGGAGGGGTCAATCGTGAATATTCTATCTTGCAGGAGAGTCTGAATAAGATTGCTCAG